Genomic segment of Citrus sinensis cultivar Valencia sweet orange chromosome 7, DVS_A1.0, whole genome shotgun sequence:
atatgtaaagaAGGAAGTTCTATAATCATCAAATGCCATTTTCGGATTTTCAGTCCATCCTCTGCTAACACAGATGATTCCTAATATTGACAGGAAGACAGATGCCGTGGAAGAAGGTACTACGCCTTTTTTCACATCAATACCCACTAGCCAGTTTGCGAGCACCTGACCTCCAATTAGGGCTGCCGACTCAAAGAAAGTCATTAGCCAAAATGTGTCACTCAAAATATCTTGCCTCTGCCCTTGCTGCAAAGAGAAATTATTCAGAAGATCATCACTTAAGCAAAGGGAGAATTCTCTATATATAAGTAATGTAACACATATAGGCCTCAAATTGTACAAGGGCAATTTGAGGAATGCAATAGCTAGATAAAAGTCAAAAGTAAATCAACATGGGACAAATCATGAGCCAAAATCATGTGTCCATATCAAATGCAGGAGAAAAGAGCAGAAAGTTTATTAACACAAACCTTTTCATGTTCAATAGCCACCCATGTCTCAAAATTAAACGAGAATATTGAGGAGGCAAGTGACAGGCAGATATTTGCAACCCAGACACTAGGATGCGCTGTAATACTTTTCCATACTCCAACAAAGAGGTGTAGGATGAAGAATATCAAACAGACTTTCTTTTGACCTCTTTGGACATGCacataaatatcaattttgttAGAGTTCAGAGAAGTCTGGAATTTGAACATAAGAAACAATATGCTATAAAGATGTTAGCGGAGTGCAAGACAAATAACCTCTCAATTTATCTCACAGTTCCAGTTTGATTTCCAATAAACAAAGCAATTAAACAGAAATTTCAGCATTAAAAGGACTAAACAACCGgtattttaactttaatatgGTCCATCACAAATACCCAACCATTTAAACACACGCACAACTCACTCTGTCTTCTATGcaataaataactaataaaatataggaAGTTTCAAGAACAAacacaaaacaataaaagccTTCCACATAATTCTTTTTCCTCTGCTTCCATTCTAATTTCATATCAGTCAATTCATCGAGTGCGACACCGAAACACGCAATGCAATATTTTTGATCATGTATTACTTAGTGCGTAACTGATAACTGTGCCATACAAGCGATAAATAAAGACAAGTTTAACTTACATCAAATCAGAGATCATGCCTAGAAAGCTACCGACAAAGAGCGCAGCCGAGAATCCAGCACACAGTAACAACATCATTTGTTCCTTGGCCACACCATAATAAACCAATTCGTACTCTCCAAACACCGACCACAAGCCCTCCATCACTAAGAAAAAAGGAATCCGATTTCACATGAACTCGCAGCCAAACAGAGCCTAATATCAAAGcgtaatttcaaaaaaaaaaaaaagcaattatAAAGTTACCTGAAGCGAGGGAGAAGAGGAGGAGGAAGTTACGCTGAAAGGGAACGAAGGATGAGGAGTTTGAGTGATCGaatagagaagaagaagaagaagaagaagatttgctcggaagaaggaaaatagagaaaaagcatgagagaaatataaatatatacagAAAAGGACTCGGTTCCCAAACGGAACTCTCGATTGTTACtcccattttattttgtaaaagaacAACGAAAAATAAAGGCGTCGATTGATCTTTTTCAGGTTTAGATCATGAATTTGCTTGATTGCAAGAAATGTAAGAACTTCATAAGTGAGCGAGCTGTCACTGTTGAGTGTCAGATCCGAATGAAACTTTTGTTCCAGTGCTGCTCCAAACCGTAAAACTGCAGAAGAGAGCGAACGGAGCCTTAAAGAGGCATTGAAAGCTCACCGTTTTAGTAACACGGTGCGCGTTagctttttcattattttatttttattttttgtaaaaagtaaaatatcttcttcttcttattattattaatgcatgatttacGAGTGAGTGAGTAGGCATTGAGCTTTAGCACATGCCTAGCGGTTGCGGAGGGAACATTCCTTGGACCACCTTGCCCTAAACATTAGTTGTCATTACAAGTTTCATCCGCCAAATTCCGATCGACACCTAAATTGAATAGACATATCATTTATTCacaatattagttttttttttaaggccaATATTAGTATTAGTATTATTCTCACTTTATTTTGTGTATTAAGATCTCatttagtataattttttaaataaaaaatttatttaagtagagtttttactaaaaatattttaattgtttaattatcaatgagagctt
This window contains:
- the LOC102613501 gene encoding uncharacterized protein LOC102613501, yielding MGVTIESSVWEPSPFLYIFIFLSCFFSIFLLPSKSSSSSSSSLFDHSNSSSFVPFQRNFLLLFSLASVMEGLWSVFGEYELVYYGVAKEQMMLLLCAGFSAALFVGSFLGMISDLIGQKKVCLIFFILHLFVGVWKSITAHPSVWVANICLSLASSIFSFNFETWVAIEHEKQGQRQDILSDTFWLMTFFESAALIGGQVLANWLVGIDVKKGVVPSSTASVFLSILGIICVSRGWTENPKMAFDDYRTSFFTYIFGDKRIWLLVLAQACLQFSIALFWILWAPTLVADGREVHLGLIFPSLLGARMLGSTVFPWLISGPSSFRTEDCLLYAFVVLGFVFSIIAYDYQEIGILVALFCLFHACVGLILPSLARLRTMYVPNELRGGMISLSLAPANAAILLFLLLRGFYRNIENAAMVAFAALGLFIAAGCMHVLKRWGKQPYQNWHKL